In Gammaproteobacteria bacterium, one DNA window encodes the following:
- the trpC gene encoding indole-3-glycerol phosphate synthase TrpC codes for MSDILKKILTVKKQEISAAKALKPYAQLLQEAQSASPARDFAGAIRAKINAGHSAVIAEIKQASPSKGVLRGHASGATGNSHEFLPAEIAKTYAQHGAACLSVLTDKQFFMGSPEYLQAARAACSLPVLRKDFILDEYQIAEARAMGADCILLIVSAFVMEFGDESGNASHNPLQQMAALEKLSHSLGMAVLVEVHDANELELALRLDTPLVGINNRNLRTFDTSLDTTLKLLNRIPSGKIVVTESGIHTPTDVARMRSHQVNAFLVGEAFMRADDPGIELARLFS; via the coding sequence ATGTCCGACATTCTAAAAAAAATCCTCACCGTTAAGAAACAAGAGATCAGTGCTGCCAAGGCATTAAAACCTTATGCGCAATTGCTTCAAGAAGCGCAATCCGCATCACCCGCGCGCGACTTCGCGGGGGCAATCAGGGCCAAAATCAACGCCGGTCACTCAGCGGTCATCGCCGAAATCAAACAGGCAAGCCCCAGCAAAGGCGTACTGCGCGGACACGCCAGCGGCGCAACCGGCAATTCGCATGAATTCCTGCCCGCAGAAATAGCCAAAACATATGCACAGCACGGCGCCGCATGTCTTTCGGTATTGACGGATAAACAGTTTTTCATGGGCAGCCCGGAATATTTGCAAGCGGCGCGCGCCGCCTGTTCGCTACCAGTTTTGCGTAAAGATTTCATTCTGGACGAGTATCAGATTGCAGAAGCGCGCGCCATGGGCGCCGACTGCATTTTATTGATTGTCAGCGCTTTCGTAATGGAATTCGGCGACGAATCCGGCAATGCTTCCCATAATCCTTTGCAACAAATGGCTGCACTCGAAAAATTGTCCCATTCACTGGGCATGGCAGTTTTGGTTGAAGTTCACGATGCGAATGAATTGGAGCTGGCACTGCGACTCGACACACCGTTGGTCGGTATCAACAACCGTAATTTGCGGACTTTTGATACTTCCCTCGATACCACGCTGAAACTGCTTAACCGGATTCCATCCGGCAAAATTGTCGTTACCGAAAGTGGTATCCATACCCCAACAGATGTCGCACGCATGCGGTCTCACCAAGTTAACGCCTTCCTTGTCGGAGAAGCATTTATGCGTGCGGATGATCCCGGCATTGAATT
- a CDS encoding 30S ribosomal protein S18, translating to MTRFTRRKDSKDKEREKKANRPLFKRKKFCRFTAEGIKQVDYKDIGILKDFISENGKIIPARITGTTSFYQRQLGTAIERARFLALLPYTDRH from the coding sequence ATGACACGTTTTACCAGACGCAAAGACAGCAAGGACAAGGAAAGAGAAAAGAAAGCCAACCGCCCGTTATTCAAACGCAAGAAGTTTTGCCGTTTCACCGCGGAAGGCATCAAACAGGTGGACTATAAAGATATTGGCATATTGAAAGATTTTATCAGCGAAAACGGCAAGATCATTCCGGCGCGTATTACTGGTACGACTTCTTTCTACCAGCGCCAGCTCGGCACAGCGATCGAGCGTGCGCGTTTTCTGGCGTTATTGCCTTACACTGATCGTCACTAA
- the dnaB gene encoding replicative DNA helicase, with product MAQSPISLHQEQFLDSYKTPPHSIESEQSVLGGLMLDNNAWEKVADIITDSDFYRHDHRLIYHHICKLIEQNKPADVITVAESMENSAELQTVGGLAYIGTIVQNTPSAANIKRYAEIVRERAIMRNLAQIGVQITDSAYNPVGRSAADLLDEAEAKVFEIAEEGARGKEGFVGIQPLLKQVVERIELLYSQDNPSNVTGIASGFHDLDQKTSGFQPGDLIIVAGRPSMGKTAFSLNIAEHVALELNKPVAVFSMEMGGAQLAMRMLGSVGKLDQHKVRTGRLDDDDWPKLTHALGKLNEAPIYIDETAALNALELRARARRLYRQYGELGLIVVDYLQLMSSTGQGENRATEISEISRALKGLAKELKVPLIALSQLNRSLEQRPNKRPVMSDLRESGAIEQDADVILFIYRDEVYNPDSPDKGIAEIIIGKQRNGPIGKVDLAFLGQYTCFESLARPEYY from the coding sequence ATGGCGCAATCACCGATCAGTCTCCATCAAGAGCAGTTTCTCGACTCCTATAAAACACCGCCGCACTCAATAGAAAGCGAGCAATCGGTGCTAGGCGGGTTGATGTTGGACAATAACGCCTGGGAAAAAGTGGCCGACATCATCACCGACAGCGATTTTTACCGCCACGATCACCGTCTGATCTATCACCACATTTGCAAGCTGATCGAGCAAAACAAACCGGCGGACGTGATTACCGTGGCCGAATCCATGGAGAATTCCGCGGAACTGCAAACCGTTGGTGGTCTGGCGTATATCGGTACCATCGTGCAAAACACGCCATCGGCGGCGAATATCAAACGCTACGCGGAAATCGTCCGGGAACGCGCCATCATGCGTAATCTGGCGCAAATCGGCGTGCAGATCACGGATTCGGCGTATAACCCGGTCGGGCGTTCCGCGGCGGATTTGCTCGATGAAGCGGAAGCCAAGGTGTTTGAAATCGCCGAGGAAGGCGCGCGCGGCAAGGAGGGTTTTGTCGGCATTCAGCCGTTGTTGAAACAAGTGGTGGAGCGGATTGAGCTGCTTTACAGCCAGGATAATCCCAGCAACGTCACCGGCATCGCCTCCGGTTTTCACGATCTCGACCAGAAAACCTCCGGGTTCCAGCCGGGCGATCTGATCATCGTTGCGGGCCGCCCGTCGATGGGTAAAACCGCGTTTTCGCTGAATATCGCCGAGCATGTCGCGTTGGAATTAAACAAGCCGGTGGCGGTATTCAGTATGGAAATGGGCGGCGCGCAGCTGGCCATGCGGATGCTGGGTTCGGTTGGCAAGCTCGATCAGCACAAAGTGCGCACTGGACGGCTGGACGACGACGATTGGCCGAAACTTACGCATGCATTGGGAAAGCTGAACGAAGCGCCGATTTATATCGATGAGACCGCCGCGCTGAATGCCTTGGAACTGCGCGCGCGCGCCCGGCGGCTGTACCGCCAGTACGGCGAACTCGGTTTAATCGTGGTCGATTATTTGCAACTGATGTCGTCCACTGGCCAGGGAGAAAACCGCGCCACGGAAATTTCCGAAATATCACGCGCGTTAAAAGGGCTGGCGAAAGAACTGAAAGTACCGTTGATCGCGCTATCGCAGCTTAACCGCAGCCTTGAACAACGCCCCAACAAACGGCCGGTGATGTCCGATCTGCGCGAATCCGGCGCAATCGAGCAAGACGCCGACGTGATTCTGTTTATTTACCGTGACGAAGTGTATAACCCCGATTCACCCG
- the trpD gene encoding anthranilate phosphoribosyltransferase, which yields MTPQEALQRIIAHQEIMHDDMVSLMRQIMQGDISPVLIAAIITGLRVKRETIVEITAAAQVMREFASKVAVPDHTHLVDTCGTGGDSLHTFNISTAAAFVAAAAGARVAKHGGRSVSSKSGSADVLEALGVNLNQTPSQVAQCIHETGAGFMFAPNYHAAMKHAAPVRRELGIKTLFNILGPLTNPANAKRQVLGVFNADLVETLAHVLQRLGSEHVLIVHGSDGLDEITITGETRIGELKNGQVNVYTVRPEDFGLKTSPIEAIQVTNSEHAKTMLLSVLENTAGTARDIVLMNAGAAIYTAGVTDTLAQGVQSALRAIESGAALKKLHDLVEFTRRNSI from the coding sequence ATGACGCCGCAAGAAGCCCTTCAGCGCATTATCGCGCATCAGGAAATTATGCATGACGACATGGTTTCCTTAATGCGCCAGATAATGCAAGGCGATATTTCACCGGTGCTTATCGCCGCGATCATCACCGGTCTGCGGGTCAAACGGGAAACGATTGTGGAAATCACCGCAGCGGCGCAAGTGATGCGCGAATTTGCCAGCAAAGTCGCCGTTCCCGATCACACGCATTTGGTGGATACCTGTGGCACGGGTGGAGACTCCTTGCACACCTTCAATATTTCCACGGCAGCGGCATTTGTCGCCGCGGCGGCGGGCGCGCGTGTCGCTAAACATGGCGGGCGGTCGGTTTCGAGCAAATCCGGCAGCGCGGATGTACTGGAAGCGCTCGGCGTCAATCTCAACCAAACACCATCCCAGGTTGCTCAGTGCATCCATGAAACCGGTGCCGGTTTCATGTTTGCACCCAACTATCATGCGGCCATGAAGCATGCCGCTCCAGTGCGGCGCGAACTCGGTATCAAAACCTTATTCAACATTCTCGGCCCCCTCACCAACCCCGCCAATGCAAAGCGGCAAGTTTTGGGTGTGTTCAATGCAGATCTGGTTGAAACCTTGGCGCACGTGCTGCAGCGACTGGGCAGCGAACATGTATTGATCGTGCATGGCAGCGACGGATTAGATGAAATCACCATCACCGGCGAAACGCGCATCGGTGAGTTGAAAAACGGTCAAGTCAACGTGTATACCGTGAGACCGGAAGATTTTGGTTTGAAAACTTCACCCATCGAGGCTATTCAAGTCACCAATAGCGAACACGCCAAAACAATGTTGCTCTCGGTATTGGAAAACACCGCCGGAACGGCGCGCGATATCGTGCTGATGAATGCCGGCGCGGCGATTTATACTGCGGGAGTTACCGACACGCTTGCGCAAGGCGTTCAATCTGCGCTGCGTGCTATCGAGAGCGGCGCAGCACTGAAGAAACTGCATGACCTGGTGGAATTTACTCGCAGAAATTCTATTTAA
- a CDS encoding aminodeoxychorismate/anthranilate synthase component II: MLLMIDNYDSFTYNLVQYFSELGEKVVVYRNDEITLGKIAQLNPERIVISPGPCTPNEAGVSLAVINQFSQNIPVLGVCLGHQSIGQAFGGRVVHAKQLMHGKTSSIFHHNTGVFRGLPNPFTATRYHSLVVERSTLPDCLEVTAWTEDGEIMGIRHKTLAIEGIQFHPESILSEHGHQMLENFLTRQ; the protein is encoded by the coding sequence ATGCTGCTGATGATAGACAACTACGATTCTTTTACCTATAACTTGGTGCAATATTTCTCCGAGCTAGGTGAAAAGGTTGTGGTATACCGTAACGACGAAATCACGCTGGGTAAAATTGCACAATTGAATCCCGAACGGATCGTGATTTCTCCCGGTCCCTGCACACCCAATGAAGCAGGCGTATCGTTAGCCGTGATCAACCAATTCAGCCAGAATATTCCGGTGCTAGGCGTTTGCCTGGGACACCAAAGCATCGGGCAAGCATTCGGCGGGCGGGTCGTTCATGCCAAGCAACTGATGCACGGCAAAACATCATCTATTTTTCATCATAATACCGGCGTTTTTCGCGGCTTACCCAATCCGTTCACTGCAACCCGTTATCATTCCCTGGTCGTGGAACGCTCGACACTGCCGGATTGCCTTGAAGTCACCGCGTGGACTGAAGACGGCGAGATCATGGGGATCCGCCACAAGACGCTTGCGATCGAAGGCATTCAGTTTCACCCCGAATCGATTCTGAGCGAGCATGGCCATCAAATGCTCGAAAACTTCCTTACCCGGCAATAA
- a CDS encoding 50S ribosomal protein L9 — protein MQIILMEKVTNLGQLGDIVKVKSGFARNYLIPQGKAKRATEQAIAEFQSRRAELEKKQAAALAAAQAVAAKLDGLLVQITQKVGSDGKLFGSVTNANIAEALAGLGFTVERSMIRMPNGQLKQVGDYPLTIALSSDVAANITVSVLGEASM, from the coding sequence ATGCAAATTATATTGATGGAAAAAGTGACTAATTTAGGGCAGCTGGGCGACATCGTTAAGGTCAAAAGCGGTTTTGCGCGCAACTATCTGATTCCGCAAGGCAAAGCAAAACGCGCAACCGAGCAGGCCATCGCCGAGTTTCAATCCCGGCGTGCCGAACTGGAGAAAAAACAGGCGGCCGCTTTGGCTGCGGCGCAAGCCGTTGCGGCCAAGCTCGACGGACTGCTGGTGCAGATTACACAGAAAGTCGGCAGCGATGGCAAATTGTTCGGTTCGGTAACCAATGCCAATATCGCCGAAGCGCTGGCCGGACTCGGTTTTACGGTCGAAAGATCGATGATCCGCATGCCGAATGGACAATTGAAACAAGTTGGCGATTATCCGCTGACTATTGCGCTGAGCAGCGATGTGGCCGCCAATATCACCGTGTCGGTATTGGGCGAAGCCTCGATGTAA
- the rpsF gene encoding 30S ribosomal protein S6 produces MRHYEIVFIVHPDQSEQVPAMIERYRGIVTAKNGKIHRVEDWGRRQLAYLIQKVHKAHYVLMNIECNQEALDDLDHAFKFSDAVLRHLTIKVDGPITEPSVMMRQEERERASSAGAGAAEAGADESESDDLPEESGASA; encoded by the coding sequence ATGCGACATTACGAAATCGTTTTTATTGTTCATCCCGATCAAAGTGAGCAAGTACCTGCCATGATCGAACGTTACCGCGGTATTGTCACCGCGAAAAACGGCAAGATTCATCGCGTGGAAGATTGGGGACGGCGTCAGCTTGCCTATCTGATTCAGAAAGTCCATAAAGCGCATTATGTGCTGATGAATATCGAGTGCAATCAAGAAGCGCTGGACGATCTGGATCATGCATTCAAATTCAGCGACGCTGTGCTGCGGCACCTGACTATCAAGGTTGATGGCCCCATTACCGAGCCGTCGGTGATGATGCGTCAAGAGGAAAGAGAAAGAGCGAGTTCTGCGGGAGCAGGTGCTGCGGAAGCAGGCGCTGACGAATCGGAATCGGATGATCTGCCAGAAGAGTCCGGTGCCTCTGCGTAA
- the priB gene encoding primosomal replication protein N produces the protein MECNRTVICGKIAKLGVLRYTPAGVAVIEFTINHASRQKEAGVVRQIILDVLVVALGPLALTIAGFKLDSMVKLTGFLNRKSYMSAQLVLHTEHIELI, from the coding sequence TTGGAATGTAACCGCACCGTCATTTGTGGAAAAATTGCCAAACTGGGCGTTCTGCGCTACACCCCTGCCGGAGTGGCTGTGATTGAATTTACGATCAATCATGCATCCCGGCAAAAAGAGGCCGGTGTAGTTCGGCAAATAATACTGGATGTTCTTGTGGTTGCATTGGGACCATTGGCGCTTACTATTGCCGGATTCAAGCTTGACAGCATGGTCAAGCTGACCGGATTTCTCAACAGGAAAAGTTATATGAGCGCGCAATTGGTTTTACATACCGAACATATCGAGCTTATTTAA